A DNA window from Pseudomonas resinovorans NBRC 106553 contains the following coding sequences:
- a CDS encoding class I SAM-dependent rRNA methyltransferase, with protein MSLPSLRLKANADRRLRAGHLWVYSNEVDVVATPLNTFQPGDQAILEAAGGKPLGVVALSPNNLICARLVSRDTKHVLDKSLLVHRINVALSLRERLFDKPFYRLVYGDSDLLPGLVVDRFGDHLVVQLASPAMERNKDAVLDALVQVLKPRGVLWKNDSSARDAEGLERYVDTAFGVVPEWVELEENGVKFEAPVMEGQKTGWFYDHRMNRARLAPYVKGKRVLDLFSYIGGWGVQAAAFGASEVFCVDASGFALDGVERNATLNGVAEQVTCVEGDVFEALKELKAAEERFDVVVCDPPAFIKRKKDLKNGEAAYRRLNEQAMRLLNKDGILVSASCSMHLPEDDLQNILLNSARHLDRNIILLERGGQGPDHPVHPAISETRYIKSLTCRLLPNS; from the coding sequence ATGTCCCTGCCCAGCCTGCGCCTAAAAGCCAACGCCGACCGACGCCTGCGCGCCGGCCACCTGTGGGTCTACAGCAACGAGGTGGACGTGGTCGCCACCCCGCTGAACACCTTCCAGCCGGGCGACCAGGCGATTCTCGAAGCCGCCGGCGGCAAGCCCCTCGGCGTCGTGGCGCTCTCCCCGAACAACCTGATCTGCGCCCGCCTGGTGTCCCGCGACACCAAGCACGTGCTGGACAAGTCCCTGCTGGTGCACCGCATCAACGTCGCCCTGAGCCTGCGCGAGCGTCTGTTCGACAAGCCTTTCTACCGCCTGGTCTACGGCGATTCCGACCTGCTCCCGGGCCTGGTGGTGGACCGCTTCGGCGATCACCTGGTGGTGCAGCTGGCCTCCCCCGCCATGGAGCGCAACAAGGACGCCGTGCTCGACGCCCTGGTGCAGGTGCTCAAGCCCCGCGGCGTGCTCTGGAAGAACGATTCCAGCGCCCGTGACGCCGAAGGCCTGGAACGCTACGTGGACACCGCCTTCGGCGTGGTGCCGGAATGGGTCGAGCTGGAAGAAAACGGCGTGAAGTTCGAGGCCCCAGTGATGGAAGGCCAGAAGACCGGCTGGTTCTACGACCACCGCATGAACCGCGCGCGCCTGGCGCCCTACGTCAAGGGCAAGCGCGTCCTCGACCTGTTCAGCTACATCGGCGGCTGGGGCGTGCAGGCCGCGGCCTTCGGCGCCAGCGAAGTGTTCTGCGTCGACGCCTCCGGCTTCGCCCTCGACGGCGTCGAGCGCAACGCCACCCTCAACGGCGTGGCCGAGCAGGTCACCTGCGTGGAAGGCGATGTGTTCGAGGCGCTGAAGGAACTGAAAGCCGCCGAAGAGCGTTTCGACGTGGTGGTCTGCGACCCGCCCGCCTTCATCAAGCGCAAGAAGGACCTGAAGAACGGCGAGGCCGCCTACCGCCGCCTCAACGAGCAAGCCATGCGCCTCTTGAACAAGGACGGCATCCTGGTCAGCGCCTCCTGCTCCATGCACCTGCCGGAAGACGACCTGCAGAACATCCTGCTCAACAGCGCCCGCCACCTGGACCGCAACATCATCCTGCTGGAGCGCGGCGGCCAGGGCCCGGACCACCCGGTACACCCGGCCATCAGCGAAACCCGCTACATCAAGAGCCTGACCTGCCGCCTGCTGCCCAACAGCTAA
- a CDS encoding HDOD domain-containing protein, producing the protein MAQELSADQIRQVLQGISVPPQPQIMVDLQMEQVMPNPDLKSIARLISQDPGLSGALLKIVNSPFFGLTNRIASIQQAVNLLGCNTVINLINAQSIKGEMSDETIVTLNRFWDTAQDVAMTCLTLAKRIGYQSADEAYALGLFHNCGIPLMLKRFPDYMTVIEEAYASAGPERRVVDTENRLLNTNHAVVGYFTARSWRLPEHLCEAIANHHNALAIFTDDSSRDAQLKTLLAILKMAEHVCASHLVLGNQAEDYEWMSIRGQVLDYVGLSEYDFENLKETIRELGVS; encoded by the coding sequence ATGGCTCAAGAACTTTCCGCAGATCAGATCCGTCAGGTCCTGCAGGGCATCAGTGTGCCGCCGCAGCCGCAGATCATGGTCGACCTGCAAATGGAGCAGGTCATGCCCAACCCGGACCTCAAGTCCATCGCGCGCCTCATCAGCCAGGACCCCGGCCTGTCCGGCGCCCTGCTGAAGATCGTCAACTCGCCGTTCTTCGGCCTGACCAACCGCATCGCGTCGATCCAGCAGGCGGTGAACCTGCTGGGCTGCAACACGGTGATCAACCTGATCAACGCGCAGTCGATCAAGGGCGAGATGAGCGACGAGACCATCGTCACCCTCAACCGCTTCTGGGATACCGCCCAGGACGTGGCCATGACCTGCCTGACCCTGGCCAAGCGCATCGGCTACCAGTCCGCCGACGAGGCCTACGCCCTCGGCCTGTTCCACAACTGCGGCATCCCGCTGATGCTCAAGCGCTTCCCCGACTACATGACGGTGATCGAGGAAGCCTACGCCAGCGCCGGCCCAGAGCGCCGGGTGGTGGACACCGAGAACCGCCTGCTGAACACCAACCACGCGGTGGTCGGCTATTTCACCGCGCGTTCCTGGCGCCTGCCGGAGCACCTCTGCGAGGCCATCGCCAACCACCACAACGCCCTGGCGATCTTCACCGACGACTCCAGCCGCGACGCCCAGCTCAAGACCCTGCTGGCGATCCTCAAGATGGCCGAGCACGTCTGCGCCTCGCACCTGGTGCTGGGCAACCAGGCCGAGGACTACGAGTGGATGAGCATCCGTGGCCAGGTGCTGGACTACGTGGGGCTCTCGGAGTACGACTTCGAGAACCTCAAGGAGACCATCCGCGAGCTCGGCGTGAGCTGA
- the mutM gene encoding bifunctional DNA-formamidopyrimidine glycosylase/DNA-(apurinic or apyrimidinic site) lyase, which yields MPELPEVETTRRGIAPFLEGQRVSRVIVRERRLRWPIPEDLDVRLSGQRILVVERRAKYLLLGAEAGTLISHLGMSGSLRLVEAGLAAAKHEHVDIELESGLALRYTDPRRFGAMLWSSDPLNHELLRNLGPEPLTELFDGERLFQLSRGRSMAVKPFIMDNAVVVGVGNIYASEALFAAGVDPRREAGSISRARYLALATEIKRILAQAIECGGTTLRDFVGGDGKPGYFQQELFVYGRGGEFCKQCGSTLREIRLGQRASVYCPRCQR from the coding sequence ATGCCTGAATTACCCGAAGTCGAAACCACCCGCCGTGGCATAGCGCCCTTCCTCGAAGGGCAGCGCGTCAGCCGGGTGATCGTGCGCGAGCGCCGCCTGCGCTGGCCGATCCCCGAGGACCTGGATGTGCGCCTGTCCGGCCAGCGCATCCTGGTGGTGGAGCGGCGCGCCAAGTACTTGTTGCTGGGGGCCGAGGCCGGCACGCTGATCAGCCACCTCGGCATGTCCGGCAGCCTGCGCCTGGTGGAAGCCGGGCTGGCTGCGGCCAAGCACGAGCATGTGGATATCGAGCTGGAGTCGGGCCTGGCCCTGCGCTACACCGATCCGCGCCGCTTCGGGGCGATGCTCTGGAGCAGCGATCCGCTCAACCACGAATTGCTGCGCAACCTGGGGCCAGAGCCGCTGACCGAACTGTTCGACGGCGAGCGCCTGTTCCAGCTGTCCCGTGGCCGCAGCATGGCGGTCAAGCCCTTCATCATGGACAACGCAGTGGTGGTGGGCGTCGGCAACATCTACGCCAGCGAGGCGCTGTTCGCCGCCGGCGTCGATCCGCGCCGCGAGGCCGGCAGCATCTCCCGGGCGCGCTACCTGGCGCTGGCCACGGAGATCAAGCGGATCCTCGCCCAGGCCATCGAGTGCGGCGGTACCACCCTGCGCGATTTCGTCGGTGGCGACGGCAAGCCGGGCTACTTCCAGCAGGAACTGTTCGTCTACGGCCGGGGTGGCGAGTTCTGCAAACAGTGCGGCTCGACCCTGCGGGAGATCCGCCTGGGCCAGCGCGCCAGTGTCTACTGCCCCCGTTGCCAACGCTGA
- a CDS encoding lysophospholipid acyltransferase family protein, with protein sequence MYGNYLPRNPFSEALGRGLLRLMGWRIEGQLPALDKFVVIGAHHTSNWDFVLFLAVKFVLRLNARWFGKHTIFRWPFGGLMQRWGGVPIHRHLKLNMVDQAVERFRQSGEFMLVISPEGTRKRVERWKMGFYHIARGAGVPVVPTALDYANRRVVIGQPFSPSGDEQADLRQLLAFYRPYVPKKPDYAFNGD encoded by the coding sequence ATGTACGGTAATTACCTGCCCCGCAATCCTTTCTCCGAAGCCCTGGGTCGCGGCCTGCTGCGCCTGATGGGCTGGCGCATCGAAGGCCAGCTGCCGGCCCTCGACAAGTTCGTGGTGATCGGCGCCCACCACACCTCGAACTGGGATTTCGTGCTCTTCCTCGCGGTGAAGTTCGTGCTGCGCCTGAACGCCCGCTGGTTCGGCAAACACACCATCTTCCGCTGGCCCTTCGGCGGGCTGATGCAGCGCTGGGGCGGCGTGCCGATCCACCGCCACCTCAAACTGAACATGGTGGACCAGGCCGTGGAGCGCTTCCGCCAGAGCGGCGAGTTCATGCTGGTGATTTCCCCGGAAGGCACCCGCAAGCGGGTGGAGCGCTGGAAGATGGGCTTCTACCACATCGCCCGGGGTGCCGGCGTGCCGGTGGTGCCCACCGCGCTGGACTACGCCAACCGCCGGGTGGTGATTGGCCAGCCGTTTTCGCCCAGCGGCGACGAGCAGGCCGATCTGCGTCAGTTGCTGGCCTTCTACCGCCCCTACGTGCCGAAAAAACCCGACTACGCTTTCAATGGCGATTGA
- a CDS encoding Na/Pi cotransporter family protein, producing MKQYTRITLLILIIVALAGSFWFSSGWLELCAGLALFLFGMQCLEEGLRQLAGGKLEQLLSSSTSTPFKSLMFGMCGTFVLQSSTLVSLLTIAFISAGLIQLAGGIAILFGTNLGATSGIWLLAMAGQNLSLSPLALPLLVFGVLSGFFGEKSKAAGRIVLGIAFIFLGIDQIKDGFASFGGDMDLTSYEAQGVLGSLLFVLIGLLVTVVLQSSHATLMLTLAALAGGQVDLVQGFAIAIGSNVGSSVTTAFVGSLGGNRSGQRLALAHVLFNVVTCTIAFILLGPLTWLVSVIAGATGLGENKLIQLAMFHSLINGMGVVLFWPIQGRLAQWLVRWLPEREEPQVLITELAADPQAPARTQARYLNERALDSVDAAAGAVVRELRHLARLSLEVICHALYLPVDQLARVQGDEQLLQARPEPQHLDAEGLYQRHIKGVYGDLLSFMGRLDLPLDEAHQQFWVNCQLAALQLVDAVKDAKHLQKNLGRFLDQGPSPLRTAYVDLRRHLLAMLHEVRELARSDLPQEAWDARLEWLNEKAASFDGAFRTRLFESVRKGELDGLQTSSLMNDLGYTSRIFQSLRNVLMLGEGQLMFRELQRLAGDEESLIVQGSERPS from the coding sequence GTGAAGCAATACACCCGCATCACCCTGCTCATCCTCATCATCGTCGCCCTGGCCGGCAGCTTCTGGTTCAGCTCCGGCTGGCTGGAGCTCTGCGCGGGCCTCGCGCTCTTCCTGTTCGGCATGCAGTGCCTGGAAGAGGGCCTGCGGCAACTGGCCGGCGGCAAGCTGGAGCAGCTCCTTTCCAGCAGCACCTCCACACCCTTCAAGTCGCTGATGTTCGGTATGTGCGGCACCTTCGTGCTGCAGTCCAGCACGCTGGTTTCGCTGCTCACCATCGCCTTCATCAGCGCCGGGCTGATCCAGCTGGCCGGCGGCATCGCCATTCTGTTCGGCACCAACCTCGGCGCCACCAGCGGCATCTGGCTGCTGGCCATGGCGGGGCAGAACCTCAGCCTCAGCCCCCTGGCGCTGCCGCTGCTGGTGTTCGGCGTGCTCAGCGGCTTCTTCGGCGAGAAGAGCAAGGCGGCCGGACGCATCGTGCTGGGTATCGCCTTCATCTTCCTCGGCATCGACCAGATCAAGGACGGCTTCGCCAGCTTCGGCGGCGACATGGACCTGACCAGCTACGAGGCACAGGGCGTGCTCGGCAGCCTGCTGTTCGTGCTGATCGGCCTGTTGGTGACCGTGGTGCTGCAATCCAGCCACGCCACCCTGATGCTGACCCTGGCGGCCCTGGCCGGCGGCCAGGTGGACCTCGTCCAGGGCTTCGCCATCGCCATCGGCTCCAACGTCGGCAGCAGCGTCACCACCGCCTTCGTCGGATCCCTTGGGGGCAACCGCAGCGGCCAGCGCCTGGCCCTGGCCCATGTGCTGTTCAACGTGGTCACCTGCACCATTGCCTTCATCCTGCTCGGGCCGCTGACCTGGCTGGTCAGTGTCATCGCCGGGGCCACGGGCCTGGGCGAGAACAAGCTGATCCAGCTGGCCATGTTCCACAGCCTGATCAACGGTATGGGCGTCGTGCTGTTCTGGCCCATCCAGGGACGTCTCGCCCAATGGCTGGTGCGTTGGCTGCCGGAGCGCGAGGAGCCGCAGGTGCTGATCACCGAGCTGGCCGCCGACCCGCAAGCGCCTGCCCGTACCCAGGCGCGCTATCTCAACGAGCGTGCCCTGGACTCGGTGGATGCCGCCGCCGGTGCCGTGGTGCGCGAGTTGCGCCACCTCGCGCGGCTGAGCCTGGAGGTGATCTGCCACGCGCTCTACCTGCCCGTGGACCAGCTGGCCCGTGTCCAGGGCGACGAACAGTTGCTGCAGGCGCGACCGGAACCCCAGCACCTGGATGCCGAGGGCCTCTACCAGCGGCACATCAAGGGGGTGTACGGCGACCTGCTGAGCTTCATGGGACGCCTCGACCTGCCCCTGGACGAAGCGCACCAGCAGTTCTGGGTGAACTGCCAACTGGCGGCCTTGCAGCTGGTGGACGCGGTGAAGGATGCCAAGCACCTGCAGAAGAACCTCGGGCGCTTCCTCGACCAGGGGCCGTCACCCCTGCGTACGGCCTACGTGGACCTGCGTCGCCACCTCCTGGCGATGCTCCACGAAGTGCGTGAGCTGGCGCGTTCCGACCTGCCGCAGGAGGCCTGGGATGCGCGCCTGGAGTGGTTGAACGAAAAGGCCGCGAGCTTCGACGGCGCCTTCCGCACCCGCCTCTTCGAGAGCGTGCGCAAGGGCGAGCTGGACGGCCTGCAGACCAGCTCGCTGATGAATGACCTGGGTTACACCAGCCGGATCTTCCAGAGCCTGCGCAACGTGCTGATGCTGGGCGAAGGCCAGCTGATGTTCCGCGAGCTGCAGCGGCTGGCTGGGGACGAGGAATCGCTGATCGTGCAGGGCAGCGAACGTCCGTCCTGA
- the ggt gene encoding gamma-glutamyltransferase, with amino-acid sequence MGRPVSGFHRRSAILATLLVLCAGALQAAEPGRAAVATPHPSATVAGLETLAQGGNAFDAAVAISAALAVAEPYGSGLGGGGFFLLRKAGDKPTYVFLDARERAPLSAHPRLYLRDGKVDPALSLDGPLAAAIPGLPAALADLSGRYGRLPLADSLTPAIRLARDGISVDRIYRDRALMRLSSMRDDRETARLFLDHKGDIPEEFSLLRQPELANTLERIARYGKSGFYSGLTAEKLVRGVNAAGGIWSLRDLADYKTVERQPIRFRLADDRELIGAPPPSAGGIALAQSLGMLQELPWRKADRVQRTHYVVEVLRRAYRDRGLLGDPDFVAIPQAKLLNADYLKDLAAGIDPRRATPSSSLPPSPPWREGDHTTHFAVIDKDGNAVAATLSINLPFGAAFTVPGTGVLLNDEMDDFAADPAGSNAYGLAASQANAVGSGKRPLSSMSPTFIESDEEFAAFGTPGGSRIPSMVLLSVLEYLDGQPVSRWPAVARYHHQYLPDQIEHEPGAFSSSESAELRARGHTLKPLERNYGNQQVLFWNKAKGTLEAASDPRGVGLSEILEVEKVR; translated from the coding sequence ATGGGCCGCCCGGTAAGCGGCTTCCACCGCCGCAGCGCGATCCTCGCGACGCTGCTGGTGCTCTGCGCGGGCGCGCTGCAAGCCGCCGAACCCGGCCGCGCCGCAGTCGCCACGCCCCATCCTTCGGCCACGGTGGCCGGCCTGGAAACCCTCGCCCAGGGCGGCAACGCCTTCGACGCCGCCGTGGCCATTAGCGCCGCCCTGGCGGTCGCCGAGCCCTATGGCTCGGGCCTGGGTGGCGGCGGCTTCTTCCTGCTCCGCAAGGCCGGCGACAAGCCCACCTACGTCTTCCTCGACGCCCGCGAACGCGCGCCCCTCTCCGCCCATCCGCGCCTGTACCTGCGCGATGGCAAGGTCGATCCGGCGCTGTCCCTGGACGGCCCGCTGGCCGCGGCCATTCCCGGCCTGCCGGCGGCCCTTGCCGACCTCTCCGGCCGCTACGGTCGCCTGCCCCTGGCCGACAGCCTGACGCCGGCTATCCGCCTGGCCCGCGATGGCATCTCGGTGGACCGCATCTACCGCGATCGCGCCCTCATGCGTTTGTCGTCCATGCGCGACGATCGCGAAACGGCGCGGCTGTTCCTCGACCACAAGGGCGACATCCCGGAGGAATTCAGCCTGCTGCGCCAACCAGAGCTGGCCAACACCCTGGAGCGCATCGCCCGCTACGGCAAATCCGGCTTCTACAGCGGCCTGACCGCCGAGAAACTGGTGCGCGGGGTGAACGCCGCCGGCGGTATCTGGAGCCTGCGCGACCTGGCCGACTACAAGACCGTGGAACGCCAGCCGATCCGTTTCCGCCTGGCCGACGACCGCGAACTGATCGGCGCGCCGCCGCCCTCGGCCGGAGGCATCGCCCTGGCCCAGAGCCTGGGCATGCTGCAGGAACTACCATGGCGCAAGGCCGATCGCGTGCAACGCACCCACTACGTCGTGGAAGTCCTGCGCCGCGCCTACCGCGACCGGGGCCTGCTGGGCGACCCGGACTTCGTCGCCATTCCCCAGGCCAAGCTGCTGAACGCCGACTACCTGAAGGACCTTGCCGCCGGTATCGATCCGCGCCGCGCAACCCCCAGCAGCAGCCTGCCGCCCTCGCCGCCGTGGCGTGAAGGCGACCACACCACCCACTTCGCGGTGATCGACAAGGACGGCAACGCGGTGGCCGCCACCCTGTCCATCAACCTGCCGTTCGGCGCCGCCTTCACCGTGCCCGGCACCGGCGTGCTGCTGAACGACGAGATGGACGACTTCGCCGCGGACCCGGCCGGCTCCAACGCCTACGGCCTGGCCGCCAGCCAGGCCAACGCGGTGGGTTCGGGCAAACGCCCGCTGTCCTCCATGAGCCCCACCTTCATCGAAAGCGATGAGGAGTTCGCCGCCTTCGGCACGCCGGGCGGCAGCCGGATTCCGAGCATGGTGCTGCTCTCGGTGCTGGAGTACCTGGACGGTCAGCCGGTCAGCCGCTGGCCGGCCGTGGCGCGCTACCACCACCAGTACCTGCCGGATCAGATCGAGCACGAGCCGGGGGCTTTCAGCAGTAGCGAAAGCGCCGAACTGCGCGCCCGCGGCCACACCCTCAAGCCGCTGGAACGCAACTACGGCAACCAGCAGGTGCTGTTCTGGAACAAGGCCAAGGGCACCCTCGAAGCCGCCAGCGACCCGCGCGGCGTTGGGCTGTCGGAAATCCTCGAGGTCGAGAAGGTACGCTAG
- a CDS encoding YfhL family 4Fe-4S dicluster ferredoxin translates to MSLKITDDCINCDVCEPECPNGAISQGEEIYVIDPNLCTECVGHYDEPQCQQVCPVDCIPLDETHVENKDELMQKYLKLTGKA, encoded by the coding sequence ATGTCCCTCAAGATCACCGACGACTGCATCAACTGCGACGTCTGCGAACCCGAGTGCCCGAACGGCGCGATTTCCCAGGGCGAAGAGATCTACGTGATCGACCCCAACCTGTGCACCGAGTGCGTCGGCCATTACGACGAGCCCCAGTGCCAGCAGGTCTGCCCCGTCGACTGCATTCCACTGGACGAGACCCATGTCGAAAACAAGGATGAGCTGATGCAGAAGTACCTGAAGCTCACCGGCAAGGCCTGA
- the coaD gene encoding pantetheine-phosphate adenylyltransferase, which translates to MNRVLYPGTFDPITKGHGDLIERASRLFDTVIIAVAASPKKNPLFSLEQRVELAREVTKHLPNVEVVGFSSLLAHFVKEQNANVFLRGLRAVSDFEYEFQLANMNRQLAPDVESMFLTPSERYSFISSTLVREIAALGGDISKFVHPAVAEALAQRFKR; encoded by the coding sequence ATGAACCGAGTGTTGTATCCGGGCACTTTCGACCCCATCACCAAGGGTCACGGCGATCTGATCGAACGCGCCTCGCGCCTGTTCGATACCGTGATCATCGCCGTAGCCGCAAGCCCGAAGAAAAATCCGCTGTTCAGCCTGGAGCAGCGTGTCGAACTGGCCCGCGAAGTCACCAAGCACCTGCCGAACGTCGAGGTGGTGGGCTTCTCCTCGCTGCTGGCGCACTTCGTCAAGGAGCAGAACGCCAACGTGTTCCTCCGTGGCCTGCGCGCGGTGTCGGACTTCGAGTACGAGTTCCAGCTGGCCAACATGAACCGCCAACTGGCGCCTGACGTGGAGAGCATGTTCCTCACCCCGTCGGAGCGCTATTCGTTCATCTCCTCGACCCTGGTGCGGGAAATAGCGGCCCTGGGCGGCGATATCAGCAAGTTCGTCCATCCGGCCGTGGCCGAGGCCCTGGCCCAGCGCTTCAAGCGCTGA
- a CDS encoding GMC family oxidoreductase: protein MPVPDLFAEGLARGWKTHNGSRLQQDLTLEADVAIIGSGAGGGTTAEILSAAGFKVLLIEEGPLKTSSDFNLHEAEAYPALYQEGIGRISKDGAITILQGRAVGGTTLVNWTSSFRTPDPTLDHWAREHGVKGLSVAEMAPWFEKMEQRLGVAPWAMPPNANNDVIRQGCEKLGLHWKVIPRNVRGCWNLGYCGMGCPTNAKQSMLVTTIPATLDKGGELLYLARADKLLIEGDKVTGIECLGMDERCVAPNGRKIRVKARHYVLAGGGINSPGLLLRSNAPDPHGRTGKRTFLHVVNFSAAQFDRVINPFYGAPQSIYSDHFQWDDGATGRMSYKLEVPPLQPALTATLLGGFGVDNALRMEQLPHTNVMLALMRDGFHPDSAEGTVELRGDGSPVLDYRMTDYTWDGIRRAYHVMAEIQFAAGARAVLPMHSDADFVKTLAQARDLIDGLPLELYRARLGSAHVMGGCAMGEDPKQAVADSLGRHHQLANLSIHDGSLFPTSIGANPQLSVYGLTAKLASALAERLGKA, encoded by the coding sequence ATGCCTGTACCCGATCTCTTCGCCGAGGGCCTGGCCCGTGGCTGGAAAACCCACAATGGCTCGCGCCTGCAGCAGGACCTGACCCTGGAGGCCGACGTCGCCATCATCGGCAGTGGCGCCGGTGGCGGCACCACGGCGGAAATCCTCAGCGCCGCCGGCTTCAAGGTGTTGCTGATCGAGGAAGGCCCGCTGAAAACCAGCTCCGACTTCAATCTGCATGAAGCGGAGGCCTACCCGGCCCTCTACCAGGAAGGCATAGGCCGCATCAGCAAGGACGGCGCCATCACCATCCTCCAGGGCCGCGCCGTTGGCGGCACCACCCTGGTCAACTGGACCTCCAGCTTCCGCACGCCGGACCCGACCCTGGACCACTGGGCCCGGGAGCACGGGGTCAAGGGCCTGTCGGTGGCCGAGATGGCGCCCTGGTTCGAGAAGATGGAGCAACGCCTGGGCGTCGCTCCCTGGGCTATGCCACCGAACGCGAACAACGACGTGATCCGCCAGGGCTGCGAAAAGCTCGGGCTGCACTGGAAGGTCATCCCGCGCAACGTGCGCGGCTGCTGGAACCTCGGTTACTGCGGCATGGGCTGCCCGACCAACGCCAAGCAGTCGATGCTGGTCACCACCATTCCCGCCACCCTCGACAAGGGCGGCGAACTGCTCTATCTCGCTCGCGCCGACAAGCTGCTGATCGAGGGCGACAAGGTGACCGGTATCGAATGCCTGGGCATGGACGAGCGCTGCGTGGCGCCCAATGGCCGCAAGATCAGGGTCAAGGCACGCCACTACGTGCTCGCTGGCGGCGGCATCAACAGCCCCGGCCTGCTGCTGCGCTCCAACGCTCCGGACCCCCACGGCCGCACCGGCAAGCGCACCTTCCTGCACGTGGTGAACTTCTCCGCCGCGCAGTTCGACCGGGTGATCAACCCCTTCTACGGCGCGCCACAGTCGATCTATTCCGACCATTTCCAGTGGGACGACGGCGCCACCGGGCGCATGTCCTACAAGCTCGAAGTGCCGCCGCTGCAACCAGCGCTCACCGCCACCCTGCTGGGCGGTTTCGGCGTCGACAATGCCCTGCGCATGGAGCAACTGCCCCACACCAACGTGATGCTGGCGCTGATGCGCGACGGCTTCCACCCGGACAGTGCCGAGGGCACGGTGGAGCTGCGCGGCGACGGCAGCCCGGTGCTCGACTACCGCATGACCGATTACACCTGGGATGGCATCCGCCGGGCGTACCATGTCATGGCCGAGATCCAGTTCGCCGCCGGCGCCCGCGCGGTGTTGCCGATGCACAGCGACGCCGACTTCGTGAAGACCCTGGCACAGGCACGCGACCTGATCGACGGCCTGCCGCTCGAGCTGTATCGCGCGCGCCTGGGCAGCGCCCACGTCATGGGCGGTTGCGCCATGGGCGAGGACCCGAAGCAGGCGGTGGCCGACAGCCTGGGCCGTCATCACCAGCTGGCCAACCTGTCGATCCACGACGGCTCGCTGTTCCCCACCAGCATCGGCGCCAACCCGCAGCTGTCGGTCTACGGCCTCACCGCCAAACTGGCCAGCGCGCTGGCGGAACGGCTAGGCAAGGCATGA